Proteins co-encoded in one Malus sylvestris chromosome 9, drMalSylv7.2, whole genome shotgun sequence genomic window:
- the LOC126633977 gene encoding NADH dehydrogenase [ubiquinone] iron-sulfur protein 1, mitochondrial-like — protein MGLGSLASRALRPTASRLLSSQNPGPFFSFHRAVSTTPELQNADQSAAAAQPDPPADLPPRTPVGGARVHFPNPEDAIEVFVDGYPVKIPKGFTVLQACEVAGVDIPRFCYHSRLSIAGNCRMCLVEVEKSPKPVASCAMPAMPGMKIKTDTPIAKKAREGVMEFLLMNHPLDCPICDQGGECDLQDQSMAFGSDRGRFTEVKRSVVDKNLGPLVKTVMTRCIQCTRCVRFATEVAGVQDLGMLGRGSGEEIGTYVEKLMTSELSGNVIDICPVGALTSKPFAFKARNWELKGTETIDVTDAVGSNIRIDSRGPEVLRIVPRLNEVDFSRLLLMIVISETNICQ, from the exons ATGGGGTTGGGATCGCTTGCTTCGAGGGCCCTGAGGCCCACAGCGTCAAGGCTCCTCAGCTCTCAGAACCCTGGACCATTCTTCTCCTTCCACAGGGCGGTCTCAACCACGCCGGAGCTCCAGAACGCCGACCAATCAGCGGCGGCGGCCCAGCCCGACCCCCCCGCAGATCTCCCTCCTCGGACCCCTGTGGGCGGGGCCCGTGTCCACTTCCCGAATCCCGAAGATGCCATCGAGGTCTTTGTCGATGGATACCCCGTCAAAATCCCCAAGGGATTTACTGTGTTGCAGGCCTGTGAGGTCGCCGGCGTTGACATCCCTAGATTCTGCTACCATAGCCGGTTGTCGATCGCCGGTAACTGCCGTATGTGCCTTGTTGAGGTTGAGAAGTCGCCGAAGCCCGTCGCCTCCTGTGCCATGCCTGCCATGCCTG GCATGAAAATTAAGACCGATACACCAATAGCAAAGAAGGCTCGAGAAGGGGTGATGGAGTTTCTGCTGATGAATCATCCCTTGGATTGTCCAATTTGCGATCAGGGAGGAGAATGTGATCTGCAGGATCAGTCTATGGCATTTGGATCTGATCGCGGCCGTTTTACTGAGGTGAAGAGATCCGTAGTTGATAAGAATCTTGGTCCTTTGGTGAAGACTGTAATGACTCGGTGTATTCAATGTACAAG GTGTGTCAGATTTGCAACTGAGGTTGCGGGGGTTCAGGACCTTGGCATGTTAGGTCGTGGCAGCGGAGAGGAAATTGGGACTTATGTCGAAAAACTTATGACAAGTGAGCTTTCCGGAAATGTGATAGATATCTGTCCAGTGGGAGCCCTAACCTCAAAACCGTTTGCATTTAAAGCTCGAAATTGGGAATTAAAGGGAACAGAGACCATTGATGTTACTGATGCTGTTGGATCCAACATTCGAATTGATAGCCGAGGTCCAGAGGTCTTGCGCATCGTCCCACGATTAAATGAGGTAGATTTTAGTAGACTACTTTTGATGATTGTTATCTCTGAGACTAATATATGCCAATGA
- the LOC126582571 gene encoding uncharacterized protein LOC126582571 isoform X3: MDLDLEFFTLLADLKSRRDKLILMAGLNGSGKTTILNKIHSEGVSTEMVTPGFSVETVKHAYINIAAFDVGSENRIPPLYMQHFQNKKGLIFVVDSNDQNRVLEARDELHRMLQEDELKNVVVLVLANKQDLCNAMTAEELSKELDIKSLRINQWHISSTSAISGDGLLEALRKFFWAIDSMVPHVHVLICVDKDKDIRCSGEEIGKDEDEHKDFQSTIQEVFTQNDWVPTPSAVNPEFHFTCVSRLDYIMDCVQEACSCGLPVDLMVLDYEYIMEMGQDAFKAMKDEWHRAEFDGHVIGVTSRNENIDHQRIVPMPGVLLNLHFSVFSNKERVSVIFGHIFGNRYLSRASRFSRVM; this comes from the exons ATGGATCTCGATTTGGAATTTTTTACCCTTTTGGCAGACCTCAAATCACGGAGGGACAAGCTCATTTTGATGGCAGGTCTTAATGGTTCTGGCAAAACCACCATCTTGAACAAGATTCACTCTGAAGGAGTCTCTACTGAGATGGTCACACCCG GATTTAGTGTTGAGACGGTGAAACATGCCTATATTAACATTGCAGCGTTTGATGTTGGGAGTGAAAACAGG ATACCTCCACTGTACATGCAGCATTTCCAGAACAAGAAAGGTCTTATTTTTGTGGTAGATAGCAACGACCAGAACCGAGTGTTGGAGGCAAGGGATGAGTTACACAGGATGTTGCAGGAG GATGAACTCAAGAACGTTGTTGTGCTTGTACTAGCCAACAAGCAAGATCTTTGTAATGCAATGACTGCAGAAGAGTTGAGCAAAGAGCTGGATATTAAGTCTCTCAGAATTAATCAGTG GCATATTTCTAGTACTAGTGCAATCAGTGGGGATGGCTTGCTTGAGGCTTTGCGTAAATTTTTTTGGGCCATTGATTCCATG GTCCCTCATGTGCATgtgttaatttgtgttgataAAGATAAGGATATACGCTGCAGTGGTGAAGAAATAGGTAAAGACGAAGATGAACATAAAGACTTTCAGTCTACTATCCAGGAGGTCTTTACTCAAAATGATTGGGTGCCGACTCCATCCGCGGTTAATCCTGAATTTCACTTCACTTGTGTGAGTCGACTGGATTATATCATGGACTGTGTTCAGGAGGCTTGTAGCTGCGGTCTGCCGGTTGACTTGATGGTATTGGACTATGAATATATCATGGAAATGGGGCAAGATGCGTTCAAG GCAATGAAAGATGAATGGCATAGAGCTGAGTTTGACGGGCATGTTATAGGCGTGACTTCTAGAAATGAGAATATAGACCATCAGCGGATTGTTCCAATGCCCGGAGTGCTACTTAATTTACACTTCAGTGTGTTCAGCAATAAGGAGAGGGTTTCTGTCATATTCGGACATATTTTTGGCAACAGATACTTAAGTCGAGCCTCAAGGTTCAGCAG GGTCATGTAG
- the LOC126582571 gene encoding uncharacterized protein LOC126582571 isoform X2: protein MDLDLEFFTLLADLKSRRDKLILMAGLNGSGKTTILNKIHSEGVSTEMVTPGFSVETVKHAYINIAAFDVGSENRIPPLYMQHFQNKKGLIFVVDSNDQNRVLEARDELHRMLQEDELKNVVVLVLANKQDLCNAMTAEELSKELDIKSLRINQWHISSTSAISGDGLLEALRKFFWAIDSMVPHVHVLICVDKDKDIRCSGEEIGKDEDEHKDFQSTIQEVFTQNDWVPTPSAVNPEFHFTCVSRLDYIMDCVQEACSCGLPVDLMVLDYEYIMEMGQDAFKAMKDEWHRAEFDGHVIGVTSRNENIDHQRIVPMPGVLLNLHFSVFSNKERVSVIFGHIFGNRYLSRASRFSRQAAFHC from the exons ATGGATCTCGATTTGGAATTTTTTACCCTTTTGGCAGACCTCAAATCACGGAGGGACAAGCTCATTTTGATGGCAGGTCTTAATGGTTCTGGCAAAACCACCATCTTGAACAAGATTCACTCTGAAGGAGTCTCTACTGAGATGGTCACACCCG GATTTAGTGTTGAGACGGTGAAACATGCCTATATTAACATTGCAGCGTTTGATGTTGGGAGTGAAAACAGG ATACCTCCACTGTACATGCAGCATTTCCAGAACAAGAAAGGTCTTATTTTTGTGGTAGATAGCAACGACCAGAACCGAGTGTTGGAGGCAAGGGATGAGTTACACAGGATGTTGCAGGAG GATGAACTCAAGAACGTTGTTGTGCTTGTACTAGCCAACAAGCAAGATCTTTGTAATGCAATGACTGCAGAAGAGTTGAGCAAAGAGCTGGATATTAAGTCTCTCAGAATTAATCAGTG GCATATTTCTAGTACTAGTGCAATCAGTGGGGATGGCTTGCTTGAGGCTTTGCGTAAATTTTTTTGGGCCATTGATTCCATG GTCCCTCATGTGCATgtgttaatttgtgttgataAAGATAAGGATATACGCTGCAGTGGTGAAGAAATAGGTAAAGACGAAGATGAACATAAAGACTTTCAGTCTACTATCCAGGAGGTCTTTACTCAAAATGATTGGGTGCCGACTCCATCCGCGGTTAATCCTGAATTTCACTTCACTTGTGTGAGTCGACTGGATTATATCATGGACTGTGTTCAGGAGGCTTGTAGCTGCGGTCTGCCGGTTGACTTGATGGTATTGGACTATGAATATATCATGGAAATGGGGCAAGATGCGTTCAAG GCAATGAAAGATGAATGGCATAGAGCTGAGTTTGACGGGCATGTTATAGGCGTGACTTCTAGAAATGAGAATATAGACCATCAGCGGATTGTTCCAATGCCCGGAGTGCTACTTAATTTACACTTCAGTGTGTTCAGCAATAAGGAGAGGGTTTCTGTCATATTCGGACATATTTTTGGCAACAGATACTTAAGTCGAGCCTCAAGGTTCAGCAGGCAAGCTGCCTTCCATTGTTAG
- the LOC126582571 gene encoding uncharacterized protein LOC126582571 isoform X1: MPLVLLVLGAMDLDLEFFTLLADLKSRRDKLILMAGLNGSGKTTILNKIHSEGVSTEMVTPGFSVETVKHAYINIAAFDVGSENRIPPLYMQHFQNKKGLIFVVDSNDQNRVLEARDELHRMLQEDELKNVVVLVLANKQDLCNAMTAEELSKELDIKSLRINQWHISSTSAISGDGLLEALRKFFWAIDSMVPHVHVLICVDKDKDIRCSGEEIGKDEDEHKDFQSTIQEVFTQNDWVPTPSAVNPEFHFTCVSRLDYIMDCVQEACSCGLPVDLMVLDYEYIMEMGQDAFKAMKDEWHRAEFDGHVIGVTSRNENIDHQRIVPMPGVLLNLHFSVFSNKERVSVIFGHIFGNRYLSRASRFSRQAAFHC, from the exons ATGCCTCTGGTTCTACTTGTTTTAGGTGCTATGGATCTCGATTTGGAATTTTTTACCCTTTTGGCAGACCTCAAATCACGGAGGGACAAGCTCATTTTGATGGCAGGTCTTAATGGTTCTGGCAAAACCACCATCTTGAACAAGATTCACTCTGAAGGAGTCTCTACTGAGATGGTCACACCCG GATTTAGTGTTGAGACGGTGAAACATGCCTATATTAACATTGCAGCGTTTGATGTTGGGAGTGAAAACAGG ATACCTCCACTGTACATGCAGCATTTCCAGAACAAGAAAGGTCTTATTTTTGTGGTAGATAGCAACGACCAGAACCGAGTGTTGGAGGCAAGGGATGAGTTACACAGGATGTTGCAGGAG GATGAACTCAAGAACGTTGTTGTGCTTGTACTAGCCAACAAGCAAGATCTTTGTAATGCAATGACTGCAGAAGAGTTGAGCAAAGAGCTGGATATTAAGTCTCTCAGAATTAATCAGTG GCATATTTCTAGTACTAGTGCAATCAGTGGGGATGGCTTGCTTGAGGCTTTGCGTAAATTTTTTTGGGCCATTGATTCCATG GTCCCTCATGTGCATgtgttaatttgtgttgataAAGATAAGGATATACGCTGCAGTGGTGAAGAAATAGGTAAAGACGAAGATGAACATAAAGACTTTCAGTCTACTATCCAGGAGGTCTTTACTCAAAATGATTGGGTGCCGACTCCATCCGCGGTTAATCCTGAATTTCACTTCACTTGTGTGAGTCGACTGGATTATATCATGGACTGTGTTCAGGAGGCTTGTAGCTGCGGTCTGCCGGTTGACTTGATGGTATTGGACTATGAATATATCATGGAAATGGGGCAAGATGCGTTCAAG GCAATGAAAGATGAATGGCATAGAGCTGAGTTTGACGGGCATGTTATAGGCGTGACTTCTAGAAATGAGAATATAGACCATCAGCGGATTGTTCCAATGCCCGGAGTGCTACTTAATTTACACTTCAGTGTGTTCAGCAATAAGGAGAGGGTTTCTGTCATATTCGGACATATTTTTGGCAACAGATACTTAAGTCGAGCCTCAAGGTTCAGCAGGCAAGCTGCCTTCCATTGTTAG